In the genome of Chrysemys picta bellii isolate R12L10 chromosome 19, ASM1138683v2, whole genome shotgun sequence, one region contains:
- the LOC135976601 gene encoding fibrinogen-like protein 1-like protein has translation MAARCPRLLLLAGLLALSAPVLTLEIHNLNILKGPTHAIRNIHPKHLKADQGKGSLRHSRASDPQLPEAHVWPKDCSEITWNRVSGVFVIQPTGFHQIVVYCDLNSTSEGWTVLQRNRHDTQITWAESWSTYKYGFGNVQDDYWLGTEYIYWIAKQKVYQVRFVIHDSSGTMKYADYNLFGLEDESKGYRLRLGSYTGTAGDAMASNNPTTVHDNMKFSTKDLDQDTYGGNCASSYEGGWWYSACYSVRLNVKGSITWGSFCSGNCQASAILIKPASYC, from the exons atgg CTGCCCGGTGCCCTCGTCTCCTGCTCCTCGCCGGCCTGCTGGCCCTGTCAGCCCCAGTTCTCACCCTGGAAATACACAACCTGAACATCTTAAAGGGACCCACCCATGCAATCCGGAACATCCACCCAAAGCACCTGAAGGCAG ATCAGGGGAAAGGGAGCCTGCGGCACAGCCGAGCCAGTGACCCACAGTTACCAGAGGCTCACG TCTGGCCCAAGGACTGCAGCGAGATAACCTGGAACAGGGTCAGTGGCGTCTTTGTCATCCAGCCCACAGGATTCCACCAGATTGTCGTTTACTGTGACTTGAACAGCACCAGCGAGGGCTGGACGGTCCTCCAGCGGAACCGGCACGACACACAGATCACCTGGgctgagtcctggagcacctacaagtacggctttggcaACGTGCAGGATGACTACTGGCTGGGGACGGAGTACATCTATTGGATCGCCAAGCAGAAGGTCTACCAGGTCAGGTTTGTCATCCACGATTCATCCGGCACCATGAAATACGCAGACTACAACCTCTTCGGTCTGGAAGACGAGTCCAAAGGCTACAGGCTGAGGCTGGGCTCTTACACTGGGACTGCAGGGGACGCCATGGCTTCAAACAATCCTACCACCGTGCATGACAACATGAAGTTCTCCACTAAAGACCTGGATCAGGACACTTACGGTGGGAACTGTGCGTCTAGCTATGAGGGGGGCTGGTGGTACTCGGCTTGTTATTCTGTTCGACTGAACGTCAAAGGGAGCATCACTTGGGGTAGTTTCTGTAGTGGGAACTGCCAAGCCTCCGCCATCCTCATCAAACCAGCGTCCTACTGTTag